The following DNA comes from Chryseobacterium gallinarum.
AACCCGTTTCAGTAAGAATCTTGATGAGCTTTTGGATAAAATTAAAGCCAAAAAATCCCGGAAAATTGATACATTTACGGTTAATGAAAGACTTTCCATTAATGTTTCAGGAACAGGTTTTGATGGAAAAGTCGTTAAAGAATTTGAAAAAACGAATCGCGGATTCAAAAATTATATCAAAGTTTCCCTGAAAACATTCTTTAATTACAAACCAATCAAAGTTACTTTTTTTGACGAAAAATACCAGCAATACAATGGCAGATATCTTATGCTGAATATTGCCAATACCCGCCAGTTTGGGAATAACGCCTATATTGCTCCCAAAGCAAGTAAAAGTGACGGGCTGGTAGATATGGTATTGGTAAAGAAATTTCCTCTTACTTATTCTGCACTTTTTGCTTTCAGGATGTTTACCAAAAGGCTGAAAGATGATGAGTATGTTACTTATCTTCCCGTTTCTGAAATCTCTTTTAAAGTAAATACCAAAAACTGGCATCTTGACGGCGAATTTAATAAAATCGAATCACCGGTTCATGTTAAAGTACAGCCTTCAAGTTTGAATATTTTGATATAGCGTTGTGCTGGCAGGATTGTTTATATAAATTTTCAGGATTCTCTTTTTTAAACTTCAAGTTTTTTCTCTATTTCCCCGGGATTGTTCAGGCAATAGTTGAATTGCTCTTTGTCAAGCTGCTTTTCCCAATTCGCAACCACTATGGTAGCTACAGAATTACCTATCACATTGGTAAGTGCCCTGCATTCGCTCATAAACTTATCAATTCCTAAAATCAAGGTCATTCCTGCTATGGGAATTTCAGGAACAACTGCTAATGTGGCAGCTAGTGTAACAAATCCGGCACCTGTAACCCCCGCTGCCCCTTTTGAACTTAGCATGGCAACCAAAAGCAACATCAGCTGTTTTTCAAAAGGAAGATGGATGTTTAACGCCTGAGCAATAAATAAGGAAGCCAGTGTCATATAAATATTGGTTCCGTCAAGATTAAAAGAGTATCCGGTGGGAACCACAAGACCTACGATAGCGCGGGAACATCCTGCTTTCTCTAGTTTTTCCATCATTCCTGGAAGGGCAGACTCCGATGAGCTGGTTCCCAGTACCAGCAGCAACTCTTCTTTAAGGTAATACAGGAGTTTAAAAATATTAAACCCGTTATAAAGGGCTACAGCCCCTAAAACCAATACTATAAAAAGGATTGAAGTAATGTAAAAAGTACCTACCAGGAATATCAGGTTCCAAACAGAGTGAAGGCCATATTTTCCTATGGTAAAAGCCATAGCTCCAAAAGCACCTATCGGGGCCAGCTTCATCAGCATATGAACAATTTTGAATACAGGTGCGGAAAGGTCCTGAAGGAAATCTGTTACTTTCCTGCTTTTTTCTTTGGTAAGAACAAGAGCGATCCCCATTAAAATTGAGACAAGCAGAACCTGTAGTATATTTTCTCCCACTAATGGACTAAACAAAGTTTCAGGAATAATATTCATGATAAAAGCTGTAAGAGTAGACTCGTGAGCTTTCTCCTGGTATTGGGAAACATCTCCTGAAAGGGTAGCGGGATCAATGTTCAAGCCATGACCGGGCTGAAGAATATTACCTACCAATAATCCTATGATCAATGCCAATGTGGAGAATATGAAAAAATAAATCATAGCTTTTATGGCAATTCTCCCTACCTTTTTAAGGTCTGTCATATGGGCTATTCCTAAAGTAAGGGTGATGAAAATAACCGGGGCAATAATCATTTTGACCAGCTTGATAAAACCATCACCTACCGGCTTCATCTTTTCCCCCAGTTCAGGGTAAAAATGTCCTAAAAGAATGCCTGTGATAATGGCTATAATGACCTGGAAATAGAGGAGATGATAGAATTTTTTTGCTTTCAACTGAAATAATTTTAAAGAGCGAAAGTAAGAATTTTAATTAAAAATATGATAAAAGTCATTAATTTATGGCTGACTTCATTCTACACTATCTGTTTTCTGAATAGGAAAATAAAAGTTGAAAAAAAAATTCTGTTTTAGTTTACTAAAACAGAATCCTGATATCAAATTATATATTGTCTTCAATTATTCCATCGCAACGGAGTCATCACCACGGCCATCTGCAACCGCATGAATGTTACCGTTTTCATCCAATACAATCATTTCCGTTTTCCCAATCTGTTTCACTTTTTCAATCGTGTAGTTCTTGCTTTTCAGCTCAGAAATAGTACTTTCGGGGAAGTTATTTTCTACCTTTATGGTTTCCGGAAGCCATTGATGATGGAACTTCGGAGCGTTTACAGATAGGTTGGCATTTAATTTAAAATCTACCACATTCACAATAGACTGGTATACTGAAGTGGGAATTGTGGTTCCTCCCGGGGTTCCTACTACCATATAAGGCTTTCCGCTTTTAAGGAGAATGGTAGGAGTCATGGAAGAAAGCATCCTTTTATTCGGTTGTATAGAATTGGCTTCTCCACCTACTGCTCCAAACATATTGGGAACACCGGGTTTAATGGAAAAGTCATCCATTTCATTATTTAAAAAGAATCCTGCTCCGGAAACAACCACTTTGCTTCCGTAATATCCATTAAGGGTCGTTGTTACTGAAGCCGCGTTTCCGTCCTTATCCAATACTGATATGTGTGTGGTCTGGGTAGATTCTTTTGGCTGGGGAATGATTTTTCCTACTTCAGCACTTGGTGTTGCCTTGTTGAAGCTGAAGCTTTTCCATCTGTTTTTTAAATATTCATCAGAAATCAGGTAAGAGGTTTTGTCCTGTATGAAATCCGGATCTCCCATATATTCCGCTCTGTCAGCAAAAGCTCTTCTTTCAGCTTCAGCCATGATCTGAACAGCTTGTGTGGAATTCTGCTGGTATTTTTCCAGGTTTTCAAAGCTTGCCATTCTGAGCATCTGGGCAAGAAGAACCCCGCCACTTGAAGGTAAAGGCATGGATACCACTTTGTTTCCTTTATAATCAAACTCTAGCGCTTTTCTTTCTGCTACTTTATAATTTTTAAGGTCTTCCAGGGTAATAATTCCGTTACCTCTTTTCATTTCTGCAACCAAAAGCTCTGCTGTTTTTCCTTCATAGAACCCTTTTGCTCCATATTTCTGGATAAGCTTAAGAGTTTCGGCCAGTTCTTTCTGAACCAGAATATCTCCGGCTTTCCAGGGCTGGTCTTTTACAAAAACAATGGAAGAGGTATTGTGTTTTTTGAAATGTTCCCTGTTGTTATTAAGCATGTCTGCTTCCTGTTCAGTGATGGCAAATCCTTGTTCTGCCAGGTCAATGGCGGGCTGGATAATTTTCTCCATCGGCAGTTTACAATACTTTAATGTTGCAAAAAAACCTGCCACACTTCCCGGGATTCCTACTGCAAGCCTGCCGTTCTGAGACAGATCCGTATTGGCTTTTCCTTTTTTATCAAGGTACATGTCCCTGGAAGCTTTTTTAGGAGCGGTTTCCCTGTAATCGAGAGTAAATTTTTCACCGTTATTTTTTACTCCTACCAGAAATCCACCTCCACCAATATTTCCTGCCTGTGGGTATACAACTGCCAATGCATATTGGGTAGCGGTAACGGCATCGTAGGCATTTCCACCCATTCTCAAAATCTTGGCACCTGCTTCGCTTGCCAGGGGATGTGCAGATACTACGACCCCTTTATTCTTAACTTTTACCTCTTTTACAATATTGATATCCGTAAACTGGGCCCAGCTGAGCTGGCTGGCTAGTATAATCGAAGCAATTAAGATCTTCCTCATAATGATTGTTTTTCTTATAACAAAAATATGGAAATTACATCAATAACTTGAGGTTGGAACTACGAAAGTAAGGCAGAAAGGTTAGGAAGATGGAAGAAAGAAGCTGGGAGTTCCTATTTGGTTTTAGAACTTGTATGAGTTTGTTCAATAGTTGATATGCTTAATTTTCAGTGTTTCTAAGACTTTAATAACTTCCTTCTTCCGGTTACAGGCTTCCTGCCTTTATCAAGGATTCAGGTTAAATAATTTCACAACAATGGCGGGAATATTTTAAATACACCTTTTTTATTATGGTTGACATGTTTTTTTTACTTTTGTACAATTCTAAAAAAATCTGAAAAAATGGAATCCTATACGGAAAGAATACTGATTACAGGTGCTCTGGGACAAATCGGCACCGAACTTACCAACAGACTTGTTGAAATTCATGGAGCGGAGAATGTGGTTGCTTCAGGACTGGACAGATGGCAGGAAGGAATTACCTCTGCAGGACATTATGAAAGGATGGACGTAACGAATACACAGCTAGTAAGACAGGTGATTCAGGATTATGACATCACTACTGTGTATCATCTGGCTTCTCTTTTATCCGGAACTTCGGAAAAGCAGCCTATTTTCGCCTGGAAATTAAACCTGGAACCTCTGCTTCATTTCTGTGAAATGGCAAAAGAAGGGCTTATTAAAAAGATTTTCTGGCCGAGTTCTATTGCAGTGTTTGGAAAAGGAATTCCAAAGCATGATGTAGGGCAGGATGTGGTGCTGAATCCAACAACTGTTTACGGGATCTCTAAAATGGCGGGTGAGAAATGGTGCGAATACTATTTCGACAAACACGGGGTAGATGTAAGAAGTATCAGGTATCCGGGGTTAATCTCTTGGAAGACACCGGCAGGAGGTGGAACTACAGACTACGCTGTTGAAATTTTCTACAAGGCAATCGAAGAGGGGAAGTATACAAGTTTTATTTCTGAAAATACAGGAATGCCAATGTTGTATATGGATGATGCGATCAATGCAACATTGAAATTGATGGAGGCTCCAAAAGAAAGTTTAACGGTTCGTTCATCTTATAATCTGGGAGGAATGTCATTTACCCCAAAAGAACTGGCTGAAGAAATCAAGAAAGAAATCCCGGATTTCACGATCGATTATAAGCCGGATTTCAGGCAGGCGATTGCAGATTCATGGCCGGCTTCCATTGATGATTCAGTAGCTAAAAAAGACTGGGGCTTGACTTATAATTTCGGAATTTCTGAAATGACAAAAGACATGATCAAAAATCTGAAAGTAAAATTGGCTAAGAATTAATAATATAAAGTAATACTTTAATTATAAGTCTTTTTAACTTCTGATTAATAGTAGGTTATAACTTTTATCTAAAATTTAAATTAAATGATATTGTTGACTTTTAACATCACAAATATTGAGGCTGAAACAAAAAGCGGCGTTCAGATTACTGATGAAGAAAGGCTGAAAATTATAGAAGATAATACAAAAGCGATTCTTAGAATTTTAGATATTCATGATATAAAAGCAAGTTTTTTTGTAGAGATTTCTCTTACCGGAAAACTGCAGAATCTTATAAAAGCAATTTCATCCAAAGGGCATGAAATTGCTTTTTATAATCAGAACTCAAATCCGGAGGAAATTGAAATTGCCAAGAAAAATATTCAGGATCTTCTGGAAAAACAGATCAGGGGAATCCGCCAGAAAGATGTAAAGGTTCCGCAGGAAAATTTAAAGATGCTGGAGTTTAATTATGTTTCCAATATCGACAATGCCAATATTCTCTTTCCTTTCAAACGTTTGAAAAGAGATACCGAGATTACTGAAGAAGACGGTTTAAGTATTGTTCCGGAAAGTATCTCTCCTTACAGTCAGTTACCATACAATGATTTTGTATTTCAGATCCTTCCGATGAAGTATTACCAGAATATGGTTCTGGAGACTTTGCAGAATGAAGAATTTGTGTTAATCTATCTGAATGTATGGCAGTTTACAGACTTTAAAAAATACCGTTTTGATATCCCTTTTTATAGGAGTCTATTTTCGGGCAAAAAAATGGAGGACAAATTAGATGCCCTCCTGAAATTTATCAACGAGAAAGAGCTTGCCGTTTCCCGGATGAAAGATTATATTTTTTAGATACAAAATAGAAGATGTAGCTTAGGGTTTTAACCAATTACTTCAACAAAGTCAATCAGTAAGAACAACCAGCAGCAAACAACTGCTTAGCTCAATTCAAAAAGTGTAATTTCCGGTAATACTCCCACTCTTCCAGGGTAGCCCAATACCCCGAATCCCCTGTTGACATACAACAGTTTCCCTTCACTTTCATAAAGATCCGCCCATTTAGGATAACGGTATTGAACAGGTGACCATTTTACATTTTTAAGATCCAGACCAAACTGCATCCCATGCGTATGCCCTGAAAGGGTCAGCTGGATGTTTCCGGGGTGTTTTTTTACCACGTAATCAAAATGAGTGGGGTCATGGCTCATCAGAATTTTTGTTGCGGATTCTGGTACATCTTTTAAAGCGCTGTCAATTTTACCAAACTGAGGAAAAGGTTTCAGTCCCCAGTTTTCAACACCCAGGATATAAAGCTTTTCCCCGTTCTTCTCAATAATCCTGTGTTCGTTTCTCAGCATATCAAAACCGGCTTGTTTTTCATAACCGATCAGGGTATCAAGATTTTCTTTTTTAGCAGAAGGAGATTCCCAGGTAACATAATCCCCGTAATCATGGTTTCCAAGCACTGCAAACTTGCCGTCTCTAGCTTTGATTTGTGAGAACAGGGGAATAAAGGGTTTGAACTCATCCGCTACATTGTTAACCATATCTCCTGTAAATAACACAAGGTCAGGTTTTTGTTCGTTAATTAAATCAACGGCATGTTGTAGTTTTCCCGGATCGGAAAAGCTTCCGCTATGAACATCAGAGATCTGGATGATTTTATAACCTTTAAAGCTTTTCGGAAGATCCGAGAGTTTTACTTTTACCTTTCTTACCTTATGGCGGTATTTCCCAAAGGTGATCCCGTCAATAAAAAGAGCGGAAAGTACTCCTCCCAGTCCTATTCCCACCAGGCTCAGGAATTTTCTTCTTTCCGGGAAGAAGTTATCCGGCGATTGCGTTAAACCTGCTAAATAACTTCCGGTTCTGAAGATATCATCGATTAATAAAAACAAAACCACAAAAATTTTTGGCAGAATAAATACTAAGAATAATGAAATCATGATCTGGGCTCTCACCATGCTCCGGTCTGTCCTCTGATAATGGGTGATCTCGTAGGCAAAAACAGCATAGATGATTAAAGATACGATCCAATAGCCGCTTCTTATCCAGAAGTTATCGGTAAGCGTTCTGATGGCCTGGTAAATGTAAATTTCCAAAAGCAGGAAAATTCCGGCAGTGATTAAAAGGTTTCTTGGCATATTCTGAGTTAAAAAAAGCACAAAAGAAAGACTTCCTTTGTGCTTTTTATATATTTTTTTAAATTATTCTTAAGGAAATCTATACACGATAGCATTGATATTCATTCCGGCACCTACCGAAGTCATAACAATGTTACCTTTATCTTTAAACGATTGACCCTCCATTTTTCCTTTAATGATTAAATCATACATGGTAGGAATGGTTGCTACAGAGGTGTTTCCAAGGTCCTGAATTGTCATGGGGGAGATGGCATGATCATAATCTTTCACATCGTAAAGTTTATGAAGTCTTTCAATCATGGCGTAATCCATTTTGGCATTAGCCTGGTGGATCAGGATTTTGTCAATATCTTCAATGGAGAGACCTGCATCAGTAATCGTATCTTTAATGGCTACAGGAACGTTTTTAAGGGCGTATTCGTAAATTTTTCTGCCCAGCATTCTTACATACAGGCGTTTTTGATCTACATTCTTGTTAATAGACGGTTGGTTTTCAAGGTAGTTTAATTCAGGGCCATTATCGCAGATCGTATTGTGTGCAATAATACCTGCATTTTCATCATCCGTTGCTTTTACCACTACAGCTCCGGCACCATCAGCAAAAATCATTCTGTTTCTGTCATGCGGATCAGTTACCCGGCTTAAAGTTTCAGCTCCAATAACAAGGATGGTTTTGGCTACTTTAGCTTTAATCAGATTGTCTGCCAAAATCATACCTTCCACCCAACCCGGGCAACCGAAAATCATGTCGTACGTTACACATTTTCTGTTTTTAATCCCCAGTTTATTCTTAACCCTCGCTGCCATTGTTGGCATAAAGTCCGCGTATCCGTTCTCCGTAACTTCTCCAAAATTACTTGCGTAGATAATATAATCCAGGTCTTCGCCGTTTACTTTTGCGTCTTCAAGGGCAATTTTAGCAGCTTCATAACCGATTTGTGAGTTGGAAAGATTATCTTCAATAAACCTCCTGTTTTCGATTTCAGTAATTTCTACAAACTTCGCAATAGTTTCTTCCACAGGCTTTTCAATCTTTACTCCGTCTTCTGTGTAAAACTCAGAATTCATGAAGTAATCTCTACCAATAACTCTGTTCGGGATGTAAGATCCAGAGCCAATAATGATCGTATTCGGCATTCGTTTATATGATTTTTTTAAAGATGCAAAGTTAATAATTAATATTAATAACGGAGAATTAAAAATATTATTAAATTTGCAAAAATTGTACTTTACAATCTATGAAAAACAATCCGTCCTTAAAAGGCTTACTTATTGCAGTTGTGGCGTTTATCGTTGCCTTTGGGATCTACTTCCTTTTTTTAGCCAAGAAGAATTATTATGTTGTAGATAATCCTACCCCGAATACGTACTACTTTAAGATCAATAACGGTTCTGAGGGAATCATTTCAGCGGGACAGTATGTGCATGTGGATCTGAAAAAAGGTAAAAATTCTATTCAGGTTTTTGATCAGAATAAAAAAATGCTTTATGATTCCGCATTTGAAGTAAATAAACTGCGGGGATTGCTTAATATTGCCCATCAGGATTATTATGTGAATGATCAGTATTACGGCTATAATCTTAAAAAAGATTCATTGTTGATGGCTCTTGACAAGACCGTGATTGATGGAAAGACTTATGTGGGAGGTGCCAGACACTTCAACAAGCTTTACACCGAAGATTTTTATTACAATGTAGATGAAGATTATGATAAAGTGATCAAAAATATCCAGAAAGTGGAGTCCAGATCAAAGATCTTCAGAAAGCAGGATTACCTAAATTATTACAAAGAATATTACAAGTTTTAAGTTTTGACAAAA
Coding sequences within:
- a CDS encoding NAD-dependent epimerase/dehydratase family protein, coding for MESYTERILITGALGQIGTELTNRLVEIHGAENVVASGLDRWQEGITSAGHYERMDVTNTQLVRQVIQDYDITTVYHLASLLSGTSEKQPIFAWKLNLEPLLHFCEMAKEGLIKKIFWPSSIAVFGKGIPKHDVGQDVVLNPTTVYGISKMAGEKWCEYYFDKHGVDVRSIRYPGLISWKTPAGGGTTDYAVEIFYKAIEEGKYTSFISENTGMPMLYMDDAINATLKLMEAPKESLTVRSSYNLGGMSFTPKELAEEIKKEIPDFTIDYKPDFRQAIADSWPASIDDSVAKKDWGLTYNFGISEMTKDMIKNLKVKLAKN
- a CDS encoding 3-oxoacyl-ACP synthase III family protein; amino-acid sequence: MPNTIIIGSGSYIPNRVIGRDYFMNSEFYTEDGVKIEKPVEETIAKFVEITEIENRRFIEDNLSNSQIGYEAAKIALEDAKVNGEDLDYIIYASNFGEVTENGYADFMPTMAARVKNKLGIKNRKCVTYDMIFGCPGWVEGMILADNLIKAKVAKTILVIGAETLSRVTDPHDRNRMIFADGAGAVVVKATDDENAGIIAHNTICDNGPELNYLENQPSINKNVDQKRLYVRMLGRKIYEYALKNVPVAIKDTITDAGLSIEDIDKILIHQANAKMDYAMIERLHKLYDVKDYDHAISPMTIQDLGNTSVATIPTMYDLIIKGKMEGQSFKDKGNIVMTSVGAGMNINAIVYRFP
- a CDS encoding metallophosphoesterase, with the protein product MPRNLLITAGIFLLLEIYIYQAIRTLTDNFWIRSGYWIVSLIIYAVFAYEITHYQRTDRSMVRAQIMISLFLVFILPKIFVVLFLLIDDIFRTGSYLAGLTQSPDNFFPERRKFLSLVGIGLGGVLSALFIDGITFGKYRHKVRKVKVKLSDLPKSFKGYKIIQISDVHSGSFSDPGKLQHAVDLINEQKPDLVLFTGDMVNNVADEFKPFIPLFSQIKARDGKFAVLGNHDYGDYVTWESPSAKKENLDTLIGYEKQAGFDMLRNEHRIIEKNGEKLYILGVENWGLKPFPQFGKIDSALKDVPESATKILMSHDPTHFDYVVKKHPGNIQLTLSGHTHGMQFGLDLKNVKWSPVQYRYPKWADLYESEGKLLYVNRGFGVLGYPGRVGVLPEITLFELS
- the ggt gene encoding gamma-glutamyltransferase, translated to MRKILIASIILASQLSWAQFTDINIVKEVKVKNKGVVVSAHPLASEAGAKILRMGGNAYDAVTATQYALAVVYPQAGNIGGGGFLVGVKNNGEKFTLDYRETAPKKASRDMYLDKKGKANTDLSQNGRLAVGIPGSVAGFFATLKYCKLPMEKIIQPAIDLAEQGFAITEQEADMLNNNREHFKKHNTSSIVFVKDQPWKAGDILVQKELAETLKLIQKYGAKGFYEGKTAELLVAEMKRGNGIITLEDLKNYKVAERKALEFDYKGNKVVSMPLPSSGGVLLAQMLRMASFENLEKYQQNSTQAVQIMAEAERRAFADRAEYMGDPDFIQDKTSYLISDEYLKNRWKSFSFNKATPSAEVGKIIPQPKESTQTTHISVLDKDGNAASVTTTLNGYYGSKVVVSGAGFFLNNEMDDFSIKPGVPNMFGAVGGEANSIQPNKRMLSSMTPTILLKSGKPYMVVGTPGGTTIPTSVYQSIVNVVDFKLNANLSVNAPKFHHQWLPETIKVENNFPESTISELKSKNYTIEKVKQIGKTEMIVLDENGNIHAVADGRGDDSVAME
- a CDS encoding diacylglycerol/lipid kinase family protein — translated: MLPDQEALFIFAVMEKVAFIINPFSAKKNYQPFLNELKTKVDNPLYYVSESIPGTDEFIRTHFDHVDVFVAIGGDGTISTVAKNLIFTNKILAIFPAGSGNGFSNETRFSKNLDELLDKIKAKKSRKIDTFTVNERLSINVSGTGFDGKVVKEFEKTNRGFKNYIKVSLKTFFNYKPIKVTFFDEKYQQYNGRYLMLNIANTRQFGNNAYIAPKASKSDGLVDMVLVKKFPLTYSALFAFRMFTKRLKDDEYVTYLPVSEISFKVNTKNWHLDGEFNKIESPVHVKVQPSSLNILI
- a CDS encoding polysaccharide deacetylase family protein, producing MILLTFNITNIEAETKSGVQITDEERLKIIEDNTKAILRILDIHDIKASFFVEISLTGKLQNLIKAISSKGHEIAFYNQNSNPEEIEIAKKNIQDLLEKQIRGIRQKDVKVPQENLKMLEFNYVSNIDNANILFPFKRLKRDTEITEEDGLSIVPESISPYSQLPYNDFVFQILPMKYYQNMVLETLQNEEFVLIYLNVWQFTDFKKYRFDIPFYRSLFSGKKMEDKLDALLKFINEKELAVSRMKDYIF
- a CDS encoding dicarboxylate/amino acid:cation symporter; the encoded protein is MKAKKFYHLLYFQVIIAIITGILLGHFYPELGEKMKPVGDGFIKLVKMIIAPVIFITLTLGIAHMTDLKKVGRIAIKAMIYFFIFSTLALIIGLLVGNILQPGHGLNIDPATLSGDVSQYQEKAHESTLTAFIMNIIPETLFSPLVGENILQVLLVSILMGIALVLTKEKSRKVTDFLQDLSAPVFKIVHMLMKLAPIGAFGAMAFTIGKYGLHSVWNLIFLVGTFYITSILFIVLVLGAVALYNGFNIFKLLYYLKEELLLVLGTSSSESALPGMMEKLEKAGCSRAIVGLVVPTGYSFNLDGTNIYMTLASLFIAQALNIHLPFEKQLMLLLVAMLSSKGAAGVTGAGFVTLAATLAVVPEIPIAGMTLILGIDKFMSECRALTNVIGNSVATIVVANWEKQLDKEQFNYCLNNPGEIEKKLEV